A stretch of Gadus macrocephalus chromosome 17, ASM3116895v1 DNA encodes these proteins:
- the LOC132445688 gene encoding bcl2-associated agonist of cell death-like isoform X2: protein MAASFSISDDESETSDELEGREFPLQVPNWHPAMRPPVLLGGGRTRGNSESHVSYVDQEFRAGEGEDVGSGDGTPFRSRSQSAPAALWAAKKYGRQLRRMSDEFDSWLDKGEMRKVKSAGSAGQMWLSRSWWSNLFSHQETEVENSALHPENQSNRTE, encoded by the exons ATGGCCGCATCGTTTTCCATATCAGACGACGAATCCGAGACCTCTGATGAGTTAGAGGGGCGAGAATTTCCACTTCAGGTACCCAACTGGCACCCTGCCATGAGACCCCCAG TCCTCTTAGGGGGCGGTCGTACTCGGGGGAACTCAGAGTCCCATGTGTCCTACGTGGACCAGGAGTTCCGGGCCGGGGAAGGGGAGGACGTGGGGTCCGGGGACGGCACCCCGTTCCGGAGTCGCTCGCAGTCCGCTCCGGCAGCCCTCTGGGCGGCCAAGAAGTACGGCCGGCAGCTCCGGAGGATGAGCGACGAGTTCGACAGCTGGCTGGACAAAGGG GAGATGCGGAAGGTGAAGAGCGCAGGGTCGGCCGGACAGATGTGGCTCTCCCGCAGCTGGTGGAGCAACCTCTTCAGCCACCAGGAGACGGAGGTGGAGAACAGCGCCCTCCACCCGGAGAACCAGAGTAACCGCACCGAgtag
- the LOC132445686 gene encoding uncharacterized oxidoreductase YtbE-like, translating into MSSTSSVVLNTGVSMPLVGFGTYKLCGSEEVYIAVDAALQAGYRAFDTAAVYRNEADLGRALRDLLPKHGLTREDIFITSKLGPKDQGGRAMEAALHSVSELGMDYIDLYLIHWPGTQGVAVGDPCNQGNRAGSWVALEELHAQGKLRAIGVSNYTPAHMKTLLQSCRTPPALLQVEFHPRLCQTELRRACEEQGVCFQAYSSLGKGELVKHPVVMEVAKGCERTPAQVLLRWAVQQGVPVLPKSSNPTRIQENMALFDFSLDTDTVERLTALDDGHKYCWDPSEVA; encoded by the exons ATGTCGTCCACCTCCTCTGTGGTTCTAAACACCGGGGTTTCGATGCCCCTGGTCGGCTTCGGGACCTACAAGTTGTGTGGAAGCGAGGAGGTCTACATAGCCGTCGACGCCGCTCTGCAAGCCGGGTATCGGGCCTTCGACACGGCGGCTGTTTACCGCAACGAGGCGGACCTCGGTCGAGCTCTACGGGATCTCCTGCCAAAGCACGGGTTGACCAGAGAGGACATCTTCATCACTAG CAAGCTAGGACCCAaggaccagggagggagggccATGGAGGCAGCCCTCCACAGTGTGTCGGAACTGGGCATGGACTACATCGACCTCTACCTGATCCACTGGCCCGGGACCCAGGGTGTGGCCGTGGGCGACCCCTGTAACCAAG GTAACCGCGCTGGGAGCTGGGTGGCGCTGGAGGAGCTGCACGCGCAGGGCAAGCTGCGGGCCATCGGGGTGTCCAACTACACGCCGGCGCACATGAAGACGCTGCTGCAGAGCTGCAGGACCCCCCCGGCCCTGCTGCAG gttgaGTTCCATCCCCGTCTGTGTCAGACGGAGCTGAGGCGGGCGTGTGAGGAGCAGGGTGTGTGTTTCCAGGCATACTCCTCCCTGGGGAAAGGAGAGCTGGTCAAACACCCCGTCGTTATGGAGGTGGCAAAGGGCTGCGAGCGCACACCTgcacag gtgttgCTACGATGGGCCGTGCAGCAGGGGGTCCCGGTGCTGCCCAAGTCTTCCAACCCTACCAGGATCCAGGAGAACATGGCGCTGTTTGACTTCTCTCTGGACACGGACACCGTGGAGCGTCTGACGGCTCTGGACGACGGACACAAGTACTGCTGGGATCCCTCGGAGGTGGCGTGA
- the LOC132445688 gene encoding bcl2-associated agonist of cell death-like isoform X1 produces the protein MHKDVTMAASFSISDDESETSDELEGREFPLQVPNWHPAMRPPVLLGGGRTRGNSESHVSYVDQEFRAGEGEDVGSGDGTPFRSRSQSAPAALWAAKKYGRQLRRMSDEFDSWLDKGEMRKVKSAGSAGQMWLSRSWWSNLFSHQETEVENSALHPENQSNRTE, from the exons ATGCATAAAG ATGTCACGATGGCCGCATCGTTTTCCATATCAGACGACGAATCCGAGACCTCTGATGAGTTAGAGGGGCGAGAATTTCCACTTCAGGTACCCAACTGGCACCCTGCCATGAGACCCCCAG TCCTCTTAGGGGGCGGTCGTACTCGGGGGAACTCAGAGTCCCATGTGTCCTACGTGGACCAGGAGTTCCGGGCCGGGGAAGGGGAGGACGTGGGGTCCGGGGACGGCACCCCGTTCCGGAGTCGCTCGCAGTCCGCTCCGGCAGCCCTCTGGGCGGCCAAGAAGTACGGCCGGCAGCTCCGGAGGATGAGCGACGAGTTCGACAGCTGGCTGGACAAAGGG GAGATGCGGAAGGTGAAGAGCGCAGGGTCGGCCGGACAGATGTGGCTCTCCCGCAGCTGGTGGAGCAACCTCTTCAGCCACCAGGAGACGGAGGTGGAGAACAGCGCCCTCCACCCGGAGAACCAGAGTAACCGCACCGAgtag
- the LOC132445687 gene encoding uncharacterized oxidoreductase YtbE-like — protein MSSTSSVVLNTGVSMPLVGFGTYNLCESGEVYIAVDAALQAGYRALDTAAVYGNEAELGRALRELLPKHGLSREEIFITSKLGPKDQGERAMEAALHSVSELGMDYIDLYLIHWPGTRDLAVGDPCNQGNRAGSWVALEELHAQGKLRAIGVSNYTPAHMKTLLQSCRTPPALLQTEFHPRLCQTDLRRVCEEQGVCFQAYSSLGKGELVKHPVVMEVAKGCERTPAQVLLRWAVQQGVPVLPKSSNPTRIQENMALFDFSLDATAMERLTALDDKHKYCRDSSEVV, from the exons ATGTCGTCCACCTCCTCTGTGGTTCTAAACACCGGGGTTTCGATGCCCCTGGTCGGCTTCGGGACATACAATTTGTGTGAAAGCGGAGAGGTCTACATAGCCGTCGACGCTGCTCTGCAAGCCGGGTACCGGGCCTTGGACACGGCGGCTGTTTACGGCAACGAAGCGGAGCTCGGCCGAGCTCTACGGGAACTGCTGCCCAAGCACGGGCTATCTAGAGAGGAAATCTTCATCACTAG CAAGCTAGGACCCAAGGACCAGGGAGAGAGGGCCATGGAGGCAGCCCTCCACAGTGTGTCGGAGCTGGGCATGGACTACATCGACCTCTACCTGATCCACTGGCCCGGGACCCGGGATTTGGCTGTGGGCGACCCCTGTAACCAAG GTAACCGCGCTGGGAGCTGGGTGGCGCTGGAGGAGCTGCACGCGCAGGGCAAGCTGCGGGCCATCGGGGTGTCCAACTACACGCCGGCGCACATGAAGACGCTGCTGCAGAGCTGCAGGACCCCCCCGGCCCTGCTGCAG acagaGTTCCATCCCCGTCTGTGCCAGACGGACCTCAGGCGGGTGTGTGAGGAGCAGGGTGTGTGTTTCCAGGCCTACTCCTCCTTGGGGAAAGGAGAGCTGGTCAAACACCCTGTTGTTATGGAGGTGGCAAAAGGCTGTGAGCGCACACCTGCACAg GTGTTGCTACGATGGGCCGTGCAGCAGGGGGTCCCGGTGCTGCCCAAGTCTTCCAACCCTACCAGGATCCAGGAGAACATGGCGCTGTTTGACTTCTCGCTGGACGCGACCGCCATGGAGCGACTGACGGCTCTGGACGACAAACACAAGTACTGCAGGGATTCCTCGGAGGTGGTGTGA
- the arhgef40 gene encoding rho guanine nucleotide exchange factor 40, translating into MGSEAVEDCVQGALSSLYPPFESTAPPLLSQVFSVLESTYQHDSLRYLLDYFVPAKHLLYKLQQHACSQYLGCLFLHSGWPLCLGEKVVVQLSTLDWRLLRSTDFYLQVVPFSTRCPRLALKCLAPGGRTVQEILVPESQHPLVFTTEWLHSVNRERGHKREVGGGLDTCLVSTCDGVVRLPWKEVVYPKFIHDPTEDPGLMSHGGGSAPGRLPSEGGSSGGGLGGWGGSSSGDPDSWSWDEEEEEQDDNNNNNNTGGGGGGGGGTTAGRDPEPALPRRRRSEDGLGRTSRYLQTDGDYVELLEPRGGPDGGADARQAQPSSSSSSSSSRYLEMHAISKTKTLPLCRRSYAIKLKRGKAWGYGKAEGSGSFRNVIGGKRDVTSTHRGDTLPAQPSPPRADEQGSAGRSYSSSLHDSDDGEKARESQGVYFEGPSKERRPGVGKEREGVGLSQPCRDGGKEHEGVSDTLTSKGSQGLTNHKLLHTIEGQSDPGSQSDSVFEDADKPLSGDSDSTTPTSEAPECVLKAGTPLADLPGSGANATVPLVDGVSTKKCQLMGQSGTCAGPADPNASQEPEKNVVKTAGRDLSQGRDVRAAVVRAPRRKRKGKGAQRRARSGGRGNQKASKALPKAPPPLPARPSSAKPPITKDSQLEIAEESSGRDKEQTSSNQGAEENQPRKGSTETQTESDSISQSGTSLSNHDASESGPETPRPVLSENPSAEAPPLLRELDSDLLQSGKFKLSGMCLEDSYFILYSES; encoded by the exons ATG ggatcAGAGGCGGTGGAGGACTGTGTCCAGGgggcgctctcctctctctacccccccttCGAGAGCAccgcccctcctcttctctcgcAG gtgTTCTCGGTGCTGGAGTCCACCTACCAGCATGACAGCCTCCGCTACCTGCTGGACTACTTCGTCCCCGCCAAACACCTGCTGTACAAACTGCAGCAGCACGCCTGC TCCCAGTACCTGGGCTGCCTGTTCCTGCACTCGGGCTGGCCGCTGTGTCTGGgggagaaggtggtggtgcAGCTGTCCACCCTGGACTGGAGGCTCCTGCGCAGCACCGACTTCTACCTGCAGGTGGTGCCCTTCTCCACCAGGTGTCCCCGGCTGGCCCTCAAGTGCCTGGCCCCCGGTGGCCGCACGGTGCAGGAGATCCTGGTGCCCGAGTCGCAGCACCCCCTAGTGTTCACCACCGAGTGGCTGCACAGCGTCAACAGGGAGCGCGGGCACAAGCGTGAGg TGGGCGGTGGGCTGGACACCTGTCTGGTCAGCACCTGCGACGGCGTGGTCCGGCTGCCCTGGAAGGAGGTGGTCTACCCCAAGTTCATCCACGACCCCACCGAGGACCCGGGCCTCATGTCCCACGGCGGGGGCTCCGCGCCGGGCCGCCTCCCCAGCGAGGGGGGCAGCAGCGGCGGGGGGCTGGGCGGCTGGGGGGGCTCCTCCTCCGGAGACCCCGACTCCTGGTCctgggacgaggaggaggaggagcaggacgacaacaacaacaacaacaacaccggcggcggcggcggcgggggaggaggaacaACGGCGGGTCGCGACCCCGAGCCGGCGCTCCCCCGACGCAGGCGCAGCGAGGACGGCCTGGGCCGGACCTCCAGGTACCTCCAGACGGACGGGGACTACgtggagctgctggagcccCGGGGGGGGCCCGACGGGGGGGCCGACGCCCGGCAGgcgcagccctcctcctcctcctcctcctcttcctcgcggTACCTGGAGATGCACGCCATCAGCAAGACCAAGACGCTGCCGCTGTGCCGGCGGAGCTACGCCATCAAGCTGAAGAGGGGGAAGGCCTGGGGCTACGGGAAGGCCGAGGGATCCGGGAGCTTCCGGAACGTTATAGGCGGGAAAAGGGACGTGACGTCGACGCACAGGGGGGACACGTTACCGGCTCAACCCTCGCCCCCCAGAGCCGACGAGCAGGGCAGCGCGGGGCGCTCGTACTCCTCGTCTCTCCACGACTCGGACGACGGCGAGAAGGCCCGGGAGAGCCAGGGAGTTTATTTCGAGGGTCCGTCCAAGGAGAGGAGGCCCGGCGTGGgcaaggagagggaaggagtcgGCCTCTCGCAGCCGTGCAGGGACGGGGGTAAGGAACACGAGGGCGTCAGTGACACTTTGACCAGCAAAGGCTCCCAAGGcttgaccaatcacaagctGTTGCACACGATTGAGGGCCAATCAGATCCCGGGTCCCAGTCGGACTCTGTGTTCGAGGATGCCGATAAACCACTGAGCGGGGACAGCGATTCCACCACGCCCACTTCAGAAGCTCCGGAATGCGTACTCAAAGCCGGCACGCCATTGGCCGACCTTCCGGGAAGCGGGGCGAATGCCACCGTCCCATTGGTCGACGGAGTTAGCACGAAGAAATGTCAGTTGATGGGACAATCTGGAACGTGTGCGGGTCCTGCCGACCCAAACGCGAGCCAGGAACCGGAGAAGAATGTAGTGAAGACCGCTGGCAGGGACTTATCTCAAGGTAGAGACGTCAGAGCAGCAGTAGTGCGGGCTCCCAG gagaaagaggaagggaaAGGGGGCCCAAAGAAGGGCTCGCTCCGGTGGCCGTGGCAACCAAAAAGCTTCTAAAGCTCTGCCTAAAGCTCCGCCCCCACTTCCCGCCCGCCCTTCCTCCGCCAAACCGCCAATCACCAAGGACAGCCAATTAGAGATAGCAGAGGAGTCTAGTGGACGGGACAAAGAGCAAACTTCGTCCAATCAGGGAGCTGAAGAAAACCAACCAAGGAAAGGCAGCACAG AGACTCAGACCGAATCTGACTCCATCAGCCAATCCGGTACGAgtttgtccaaccacgatgctTCAGAGTCAGGACCTGAAACCCCTCGTCCCGTCCTATCAGAGAACCCGTCTgctgaagccccgcccctcctgaGGGAACTGGACTCTGATTTGTTACAGTCTGGGAAATTCAAGCTATCCGGTATGTGTTTGGAAGACAGTTATTTTATACTTTACAGCGAAAgttga